Proteins encoded by one window of Candidatus Nitrosocosmicus hydrocola:
- a CDS encoding NAD(P)H-binding protein — MTLQHDLSNNNIIDEKELKILITGASGFIGSRLLKEFVKIENKKNPDMKLNLSIRCLTRNRDLFDTKHLEKKNNSADIEVVEGDLSNYEDCLKALKDVDIAYYLVHSMEGSSKNWKKFSEKEQETAEHFAKAADKCGVKRIIYLGGLTYGEENELSQHMLSRKHVGDILKKSNSKVTIFRAAVILGNGGGSFEMLRYLVERLPMMICPKWVLTKCQPIFIGDVITYLTRSTKIPQTEGKTFDIGGPDILTYREMMKIYAKILDKSIRVLIIPFLTPRLSSYWVDLVTPIKASLARPLIDSLKHEAVVKDDSIKKIIPIKLKSFEDSLRYCLNEEDKYKKKKDKSLIKKERTSMSANYKILLISLFLLLAIGTTYYFLDDRKQFLEPFWLSIAVIWYILIFVAIYFVRFGARLGALIAGILGWGSLAFWLLDNFYIVTGYPIIAERPGNNEIWRDVIGIVIASFTIISSHNIFNKLRLHN, encoded by the coding sequence ATGACACTTCAACACGATCTTTCGAACAACAACATCATTGACGAAAAAGAACTCAAGATATTGATAACTGGAGCGAGTGGATTTATTGGAAGTAGATTATTAAAAGAATTTGTTAAGATTGAAAATAAAAAAAATCCCGATATGAAACTTAACCTGTCGATACGTTGTTTGACACGCAATAGAGATCTTTTTGACACTAAACACCTAGAAAAGAAGAACAACTCAGCGGATATAGAGGTTGTAGAGGGTGACCTGAGCAATTATGAAGATTGTTTAAAGGCTCTAAAAGATGTGGATATAGCATATTATCTTGTCCATTCCATGGAGGGATCTTCCAAAAATTGGAAAAAATTTTCAGAAAAGGAACAAGAAACTGCTGAGCATTTTGCAAAAGCTGCAGACAAATGTGGTGTTAAGAGAATTATTTATCTGGGTGGGTTAACATATGGAGAGGAGAACGAACTTTCTCAACACATGCTTAGTAGGAAGCATGTGGGAGATATATTAAAAAAATCAAATTCAAAGGTAACAATTTTTCGTGCAGCCGTTATACTAGGAAACGGTGGAGGTTCTTTTGAAATGCTACGGTATCTCGTAGAAAGATTGCCCATGATGATTTGTCCCAAATGGGTGTTGACAAAGTGTCAACCGATATTCATCGGCGACGTCATAACTTACCTCACCCGATCAACTAAAATACCACAAACTGAAGGAAAGACATTCGATATAGGTGGTCCAGACATACTCACTTATCGCGAAATGATGAAAATTTATGCTAAAATCCTTGACAAATCTATCAGAGTCCTTATCATTCCGTTTCTTACCCCCAGACTTTCATCATACTGGGTCGACTTGGTTACTCCAATAAAAGCGTCTCTTGCACGACCATTGATTGACAGTCTTAAACATGAAGCGGTAGTCAAGGATGATTCCATAAAAAAGATTATTCCAATAAAACTAAAATCATTTGAAGATTCATTACGATATTGTCTCAATGAAGAAGATAAATACAAAAAGAAGAAAGATAAAAGCCTAATTAAGAAGGAGCGAACCTCCATGTCTGCTAACTATAAGATCCTTCTGATTTCATTGTTCTTACTTTTGGCAATAGGAACTACATATTACTTTTTGGATGATAGAAAACAATTTCTAGAACCCTTCTGGTTATCAATAGCAGTAATTTGGTATATACTTATCTTTGTCGCAATTTACTTTGTGCGCTTTGGTGCTCGACTTGGTGCATTAATAGCTGGTATACTAGGTTGGGGAAGTCTTGCATTTTGGTTGCTTGATAACTTTTACATAGTAACAGGGTACCCTATTATTGCAGAAAGACCAGGAAACAACGAGATATGGAGAGATGTGATAGGTATAGTCATAGCATCCTTTACCATAATATCGTCTCATAACATATTTAACAAATTAAGATTACACAATTAA
- a CDS encoding cupredoxin domain-containing protein, whose protein sequence is MTKTRKTRSLLSNDREVQTRIIGFATCIFLIAIISSYILASPFGMVWATVANSQDLANTSAISTPNIDAKHIFDTKTAVLGNDIKNLIILIPDEAHHGNGEAKENRFIEQSFLPQNAVVNRGTNVIWFSGDVSHEHRIIFNNDENLFDSGVLSEFTASNPMVFNTSGDFGYYSPDIDQEAVQKGFVMKGDVKVIDQPNKLNTNPNSNVESVGVFMVPTNDIDDYSKDFTEKGFSIESTYSFKDLRGIARDTGSEQTLIVWTAGSSMTTDMIISALEDIGSNLPYK, encoded by the coding sequence TTGACTAAAACTAGAAAAACAAGAAGCTTACTTTCAAATGATAGGGAAGTTCAAACACGTATAATAGGGTTTGCTACCTGTATCTTTTTAATAGCAATTATATCTTCATATATTTTGGCTAGTCCGTTTGGTATGGTGTGGGCAACAGTAGCCAATAGTCAGGATTTAGCCAATACTAGTGCAATAAGTACTCCTAATATTGATGCCAAGCATATATTTGATACGAAAACTGCAGTTCTTGGTAACGATATTAAAAATCTAATCATACTCATTCCAGACGAAGCTCACCATGGTAATGGTGAAGCTAAAGAAAATAGATTCATTGAACAATCATTTTTGCCCCAAAATGCGGTTGTAAACAGGGGAACCAATGTCATTTGGTTTAGCGGGGACGTTAGCCATGAACACAGAATAATATTTAACAACGATGAGAATCTATTTGACAGTGGAGTTTTGTCTGAATTTACTGCGTCAAACCCAATGGTCTTCAATACAAGTGGAGATTTCGGTTACTATAGTCCAGATATAGATCAAGAAGCAGTACAGAAGGGTTTTGTTATGAAAGGGGATGTGAAAGTAATTGATCAACCAAACAAATTAAACACCAATCCAAACAGTAATGTAGAAAGCGTTGGTGTGTTTATGGTACCAACGAACGATATTGACGATTATTCAAAGGATTTCACAGAAAAAGGATTTTCGATTGAAAGCACATACTCATTTAAGGACCTTAGGGGTATAGCTAGAGATACTGGTTCAGAACAAACACTGATTGTATGGACTGCTGGTTCAAGTATGACCACAGATATGATTATTTCTGCTCTTGAGGATATTGGATCTAACTTACCATATAAATAA
- a CDS encoding Kelch repeat-containing protein, whose product MLLKLCIVAMVTCYTLFYFTSTSISSAEGQQASWNEGQPMPTNRTEIASEKIGDKIYVMGGADYLKDGIMDTVEIYDPINNTWEQSLSLPISIDHTAAVSYEGKLFLVGGFLEDKNPTDKLWIYDSTNDAWTEGASLSSPRGALAAEVINGTIYAIGGVNSTHHPVTTNEAYNIENNTWSFREPLSKPKHHVASAVVGDSIYVLGGRLLGNGEPSEINEALTNMDDNSRYDPETNKWVELEPMQIRRSGFTASEMNSQIYVFGGHIPAGATTKVERYDPLTNNWTSMPDMKYERSGATSIDYEDKIYVFGGQHEGLQALNINEILSLNSNSTNSMQNSEIMSPVLES is encoded by the coding sequence ATGTTGTTAAAACTTTGTATAGTTGCTATGGTAACATGCTATACTTTATTTTACTTTACCTCAACCAGTATCTCTTCAGCTGAAGGGCAACAGGCTTCTTGGAACGAGGGTCAACCTATGCCAACCAATAGAACCGAGATAGCATCCGAGAAAATTGGAGATAAAATTTACGTAATGGGCGGTGCTGATTATTTAAAAGATGGCATCATGGATACTGTCGAGATTTATGATCCGATTAACAATACATGGGAACAGTCACTTTCATTACCTATTTCAATTGATCATACTGCTGCTGTTTCATACGAAGGTAAGCTGTTTCTTGTAGGGGGATTTTTGGAAGATAAGAATCCTACTGATAAATTGTGGATTTATGATTCAACTAACGATGCATGGACTGAAGGTGCATCTCTTTCATCTCCAAGAGGAGCTCTAGCTGCCGAGGTCATAAACGGAACGATATATGCAATTGGAGGCGTTAATTCGACTCATCACCCTGTTACCACCAACGAAGCTTACAATATTGAAAACAATACATGGTCATTTAGAGAACCGTTATCTAAACCAAAGCACCATGTTGCTTCTGCAGTTGTTGGTGACAGTATTTATGTACTCGGAGGCCGTTTACTTGGAAATGGCGAGCCTTCTGAAATTAATGAAGCACTAACTAATATGGACGATAATTCTAGATATGATCCTGAGACCAATAAATGGGTGGAATTAGAACCTATGCAGATCAGGAGAAGTGGATTTACTGCATCGGAGATGAACAGCCAAATATACGTTTTTGGAGGTCATATTCCTGCTGGAGCTACAACTAAAGTTGAACGTTACGATCCTTTAACAAATAATTGGACTTCCATGCCGGACATGAAATATGAAAGATCTGGAGCTACCTCGATCGACTATGAAGATAAAATATACGTTTTTGGAGGTCAGCATGAAGGTTTACAAGCGTTAAATATCAACGAGATATTAAGTTTGAATTCGAACTCTACCAATAGCATGCAAAATTCTGAAATTATGAGTCCAGTGTTAGAATCTTAA
- a CDS encoding cobalamin B12-binding domain-containing protein: protein MAFIRIKKVKGLDYYFLVKSQWDPDRKDSKQKIIKYLGKASNVTINDIPPEFRNNPRILSTLAANQEVQNEKSLINRELRELVFDSLRQGDIDKIMNIVEKYKKQESLFEFYDSILKPVMVEVGDLWIQNKLDIGTEHVCSNIASRIINMINKLHNEQRLKKEIILICTPEGEMHNLGCNVIESVLLEKGFKVSNISPSVPSDSIIEYISDNNPSLVLVSISHRDNLGSGIRLLQKISSYFNVPVLMGGVALNNISEDKKSFIESTSPNVKVIPDCTLETFLQIVKFQFSNSLKKEKYWNKKVP, encoded by the coding sequence ATGGCTTTTATCCGAATAAAAAAAGTAAAGGGATTGGATTACTATTTTCTTGTAAAAAGCCAATGGGATCCTGATAGAAAAGATTCAAAACAAAAAATTATAAAATATTTGGGTAAAGCGTCCAATGTTACTATTAATGATATACCGCCAGAATTTAGAAATAATCCAAGGATATTATCTACCCTGGCTGCGAATCAAGAAGTACAAAATGAAAAATCATTAATAAATAGAGAATTAAGGGAACTAGTTTTTGACTCCTTAAGACAAGGCGATATAGATAAAATAATGAACATTGTAGAAAAATACAAAAAACAAGAAAGTCTTTTTGAATTCTATGATAGTATATTAAAACCGGTGATGGTTGAAGTCGGAGATTTATGGATACAAAATAAACTTGATATTGGTACAGAACATGTATGCAGCAATATTGCAAGTAGAATAATCAACATGATAAACAAACTTCATAATGAACAACGTCTTAAGAAAGAAATCATATTAATATGCACACCTGAAGGAGAGATGCATAACCTAGGGTGCAACGTCATCGAGTCAGTTTTGTTGGAAAAAGGATTCAAAGTATCTAATATTTCCCCATCCGTTCCATCTGATTCTATAATCGAGTATATATCTGATAATAATCCTTCACTAGTATTGGTCTCCATATCCCATAGAGATAATTTGGGATCCGGAATTCGTTTGTTACAAAAAATATCTAGTTATTTTAACGTACCTGTGTTGATGGGCGGAGTGGCATTGAATAACATCAGTGAAGATAAGAAAAGCTTCATTGAATCAACAAGTCCAAACGTAAAGGTAATTCCAGATTGTACATTAGAAACATTTTTACAAATAGTCAAATTCCAGTTCAGTAATAGTTTAAAGAAAGAAAAATATTGGAATAAGAAAGTACCGTAA
- a CDS encoding multicopper oxidase domain-containing protein produces MTKSYYNAIQCVIALSVFLVVSAIALYGSPVNASIINISKAGTENSTFSDMINLEKVLLQNNLNLTSESTYTKSLTVSEYDKLKNCNTETDKRPTSIEYLTFFNCGHIVSNHNNSESQTTREFTLIVSENSSIPIASNGLIFSPAWTFNGTIPGPTMRVTEGDIVKIKVINPSESNHTHSMHMHSIHPGDMDGVEGPSGFIEPGQNFTYIFKAGPYGVYPYHCHVTPIDQHINNGLYGALIIDPKTPRQNMSEMVMMMNGYDLDYEKEGVGPSRIPTPEEYREDYMPQEFEHGNEVYTVNGKAFDYMENPILIHQDTNYRIFLINMLEFDQVNSFHLHGNVFKYYPSGTSKTPSFINDILTLGQGDRGIVEFSYPYTGYYMFHSHINEFSDLGWMGLFKVME; encoded by the coding sequence ATGACAAAATCTTACTATAATGCAATACAGTGTGTTATAGCACTGTCTGTATTTTTGGTAGTTTCGGCAATAGCCCTTTACGGTAGTCCGGTGAATGCATCCATCATTAATATTAGTAAGGCTGGAACCGAAAATTCAACTTTTAGCGACATGATTAATTTAGAAAAAGTCCTACTACAAAATAACTTGAATCTTACCAGCGAATCGACTTATACTAAATCTCTTACTGTATCAGAATACGACAAACTTAAAAATTGCAATACAGAGACGGACAAAAGACCCACTTCTATAGAGTATTTGACGTTTTTTAACTGCGGTCATATAGTCTCAAATCACAATAACAGCGAAAGCCAAACAACTCGAGAATTTACTTTAATTGTAAGTGAAAATAGCTCTATACCTATTGCTAGTAACGGATTGATATTTAGCCCTGCATGGACCTTTAATGGGACCATCCCGGGTCCCACAATGAGAGTAACTGAAGGAGACATTGTAAAAATTAAAGTAATAAATCCTTCAGAGAGTAATCATACTCATTCGATGCATATGCATTCCATTCATCCTGGAGATATGGATGGAGTTGAGGGACCTAGCGGATTTATAGAACCTGGGCAAAACTTTACTTATATTTTCAAAGCTGGTCCATATGGCGTATATCCATATCATTGTCACGTAACACCTATCGATCAGCACATAAATAATGGACTTTACGGTGCCTTGATAATAGATCCTAAGACACCAAGACAAAATATGAGTGAAATGGTAATGATGATGAATGGATATGATCTTGACTATGAGAAAGAGGGAGTCGGCCCAAGCCGAATTCCAACACCTGAAGAATATCGAGAAGACTATATGCCTCAAGAATTTGAACACGGAAATGAGGTGTATACGGTAAACGGAAAAGCCTTTGACTACATGGAGAATCCGATACTCATCCATCAGGATACAAACTATAGGATATTTCTTATCAATATGCTAGAATTCGATCAAGTAAATTCGTTCCACTTACATGGGAATGTTTTCAAATATTATCCAAGTGGTACATCCAAAACACCGTCCTTTATCAATGATATTTTGACATTAGGACAAGGAGATAGAGGTATTGTTGAATTCAGTTATCCATACACGGGTTATTACATGTTTCATTCTCATATCAATGAATTTTCCGATTTGGGGTGGATGGGGCTATTTAAAGTAATGGAGTAA
- a CDS encoding FTR1 family iron permease: MFIYSGVSPSSNTNTFDTKAIIDLEPGFAITHYPSWQANAQILDDQILSINDLETDNQLGSSSEVTKSNNSSLAETRAGSVLDNLQQIKAGLNQFLALYKNNQINASLDLLQTTYNSTYQKIIVPVNSINPDISLALETRFIELFDMVNVQESYNEIVNKVKEIDEQIDTYGLAAASSANTPYTPSIAFASSFSIIFREGLEASIILGAIITYLEASRNERFKKYVYLGIIIAIVTTLGIWFLLDYTLQFSSINKDLMKGIVGMAAVGVLFWVSFWALNKMESKRWVEFIKSRVGKAATTGSVMIFVLISYFTVFREGIETVIFYQSFFSFSNNIDTYIISGLVSGIIVVLTISILIKRIMKKLPLRGIFGVTMGIGAFMSVAFIGNAIRSFQEAGYIQTTSLIGTIPILDTSIASVTGIHPTLESLVGQIVLTGIYLTGLTLMLVIKPKEKKINGSKLKSNG; the protein is encoded by the coding sequence GTGTTTATCTATAGTGGTGTATCCCCTAGTAGTAATACCAATACTTTTGACACAAAAGCAATAATAGATTTGGAACCTGGCTTTGCGATAACTCATTATCCCTCTTGGCAAGCCAACGCTCAGATACTTGATGATCAAATTTTATCTATAAATGATTTGGAAACCGATAATCAATTGGGGTCTAGTTCGGAGGTCACCAAATCAAATAATTCCAGTCTTGCTGAAACACGAGCAGGATCTGTTTTGGATAATCTTCAACAAATTAAAGCAGGATTAAATCAATTCCTTGCCCTCTACAAAAATAATCAAATTAACGCTTCTTTAGATTTGTTGCAAACGACCTATAATAGTACTTATCAAAAGATAATTGTGCCGGTAAATTCTATCAATCCAGATATTAGTTTAGCACTGGAGACGAGATTTATCGAGTTATTTGACATGGTTAATGTACAAGAATCGTACAACGAGATTGTAAATAAAGTTAAGGAAATTGACGAACAGATAGATACGTATGGATTGGCTGCTGCATCCAGTGCCAATACTCCATATACTCCATCTATTGCATTTGCTTCGTCTTTTTCAATTATATTTAGAGAAGGGCTGGAAGCGTCAATAATATTAGGTGCCATAATTACATATTTAGAAGCTTCTAGAAACGAGAGATTCAAGAAATACGTATATCTTGGAATAATAATTGCAATCGTAACAACTCTTGGCATTTGGTTCCTACTAGACTATACACTTCAATTTTCAAGTATCAACAAAGACTTAATGAAAGGAATCGTAGGAATGGCTGCGGTTGGAGTTCTATTTTGGGTAAGTTTTTGGGCATTAAATAAAATGGAGTCAAAAAGATGGGTCGAATTTATTAAATCAAGAGTAGGGAAAGCCGCGACAACTGGCAGTGTAATGATATTTGTCTTGATCTCTTATTTTACTGTATTTCGAGAAGGGATAGAAACAGTTATTTTTTACCAATCGTTTTTTAGTTTTAGTAACAATATCGATACATACATAATATCTGGTTTGGTCTCGGGCATAATCGTAGTACTTACTATCTCAATTTTAATCAAGAGAATTATGAAAAAATTGCCATTGAGAGGTATTTTTGGTGTAACCATGGGAATCGGAGCATTTATGTCCGTAGCTTTCATAGGAAATGCTATCCGATCTTTTCAAGAAGCTGGATATATACAAACTACATCATTAATTGGTACAATTCCAATTCTTGACACCAGTATTGCCTCAGTTACTGGTATTCATCCTACACTTGAAAGTTTGGTGGGTCAAATTGTCCTAACGGGGATTTATTTAACAGGCTTAACTCTCATGCTTGTAATTAAACCAAAAGAAAAAAAAATAAATGGTTCCAAGTTGAAAAGCAATGGATAG